A stretch of the Notamacropus eugenii isolate mMacEug1 chromosome 2, mMacEug1.pri_v2, whole genome shotgun sequence genome encodes the following:
- the LOC140526141 gene encoding H-2 class II histocompatibility antigen, E-S beta chain-like isoform X3, producing the protein MPQGKAECHFVNGTQHVRFVVRYIYHRQEIVRFHSDSAVGEFVPLTELGRTFAEGWNKREEILERTRASVDTLCRHNYELSESFLLPRRVEPEVTVYPSKLAPLGHHNLLVCSVTGFYPGDIEVRWFLNGQEETAGVVSTGLVSNGDWTYQMLVMLEMTPKHGDVYTCQVEHSSLQKPIILDWKAQSESAQSKMLSGVGGLVLGLIFFGVGLIVHKRSQKGNRGSQPTGKILVPRWDQDSHSYIVCPVGPEAKKRLGGP; encoded by the exons GGCAAGGCCGAGTGTCACTTTGTGAACGGGACGCAGCACGTGCGGTTCGTGGTGAGATACATCTACCACCGGCAGGAGATCGTGCGCTTCCATAGCGACAGCGCCGTGGGGGAGTTTGTGCCGCTGACGGAGCTGGGGCGGACCTTTGCTGAGGGTTGGAACAAACGGGAGGAGATCCTGGAGCGCACCCGGGCCTCAGTGGACACTTTGTGCAGGCACAACTACGAGTTGTCTGAGTCCTTCTTACTCCCCAGGCGCG ttGAGCCCGAGGTGACTGTGTATCCATCAAAGCTGGCTCCCCTGGGACACCACAACCTGCTTGTCTGCTCTGTCACTGGTTTCTATCCTGGGGACATTGAGGTCAGGTGGTTCCTGAATGGGCAGGAAGAGACAGCTGGGGTTGTGTCCACAGGCCTGGTCAGCAATGGAGACTGGACTTACCAGATGTTGGTGATGCTGGAAATGACTCCCAAGCATGGTGATGTCTACACATGCCAAGTGGAGCACTCCAGCCTTCAGAAACCTATCATCTTGGACTGGA AAGCACAGTCTGAATCTGCCCAGAGTAAGATGCTGAGTGGAGTTGGGGGCCTTGTGCTGGGGCTGATCTTCTTTGGGGTTGGCCTCATTGTCCACAAGAGGAGTCAGAAAG gaAATCGTGGTTCACAACCAACAGGTAAGATCCTTGTACCCAGGTGGGATCAGGATTCTCACAGCTACATTGTCTGCCCAGTGGGACCTGAAGCTAAGAAGAGACTTGGGGGCCCCTAG